The sequence CAGCTGACAATCATCCCTGTCATCAACAAGGTACACTCAGACctgccagtgtttggtttaaTCATATGCATTATTTTTCCACTTGACTGCGACGTGGCAGGTAATTCTATTCTGACATTTCCTCCCTCAGATCGATTTGAAAAATGCTGATCCAGAGAGAGTGGAGCTACAGATTGAAAAGGTGTTTGATATTCCACGCGAGGAATGCATCAAGGTGAGTTGGAGCGTTTGTGAGCTGTATCTTGTGATCCACAGAAGCTCTGTATTTCTGAGAGATGTGTCTTATTTTCTGATCTCATCTTTTTCAGATTTCGGCTAAACTTGGAACAAATGTTGAAAGTGTTCTCCAAGCTGTTGTGAACAGAATTCCATCGTAAGAAGGCACATTTGGTCTCATTTCTCACACGAGACAATGTTTGAGGCACAAaactgaagctgtttttttccgTACTTGTATTTTCAGGCCTGCGGCAAGTGTAGACGACCCATTTAAAGCCCTGGTGTTTGACTCCAATTTCGACCACTACAGAGGAGTGGTGGCCAACATCGCTGTGTTTGGAGGTCAGGTCAAAAAGGGGGACAAGATCGTGTCAGCGCATCTCGGCAAAACCTACGAGGTCAACGAGCTGGGGCTCCTGCGGCCAGATGAGCATCCAACACAGAAACTGTACGCTGCACTCGTCATCATCTCATGTCATTTCTCCTATTTGGTATCTTGTCCACTTAATATTAtatgaaacaattagtcaatcaattaatttgtaaatccacagatacattttctgcaactaattaattgtttttttaagcaaaaatggcaaatatattatgtaataataaactgaatatctttaggtttgtTTAAGTTTGTCAGACAAACAAGCCATTTAATGACATCACCTTTGGCTTTTGGAAAATTGGACTGGCAATTTAATTagataaatagagaaaaatcATCAGCTTTATATGAAAATTAGTTGAGGCCTAATAatagcctatatatatatatatatatatatatatatatatacacacacacatatatacatatatatatatatatatatatatatatatatatatatatacatatatacatatatacatatatagtaccagtcaaaagtttggacacaccgaAAGTGTTCTACGAAATTTTACGTTTACTGTTTTTTGAGAAAAAGCTGTCTTGCTTTCTTGcattctggtttattttatgCAATCTTAATCAGGTGTATGAACAAGAATCatacaaattaaaatacattttttaactgACCAAAAATTAGTAGTCACTTAATTTGATcttaatagtaataataacttAATAGTTTATCTTTaaagcaaaatgccaaacatgaagatttgctgctttttgaaGAAGCCACCTCGGGCTTTAGCAAGTGatgatgacatttttcaccattttcagacattttctagactgaacatttaatttaataattgatttattgaaaaTTGGGTTGTctttgataatgacaataatagaTATTTTCAGCACTATAATGAACttgtaaaatatattaacaaTCAGATTCTGACATCAGCCATGTTTGCACAATAAGCTGccttctgtttgtctgtaagTGTTGTTGTGTGGCCTCCTTTTAATAAGCGCTGGTCCACACAGTAGATAAATACCAGAATCCTGTCAACATTTGTCCAACTGTCCATTGAGATGCTTGTTTACATTATATTAGTGTGACTCTCTGAGATGGACTGTTTGTGTAGGTTTGCAGGCCAGGTGGGCTACGTCATAGCCGGCATGAAGGATGTGAAGGAGGCCCAGATCGgtgacacacttcacctcctggAGCAGCCGGTGGAGGCTCTCCCAGGGTTTAAACCTGCCAAAGCCATGGTCTTTGCTGGTAAGAACTACCCTCCTCTGCTGTCACTTATTGTTTATTATCTTGCTCTTAAttcaaaactttgttttttgctttgtgctgtttgttgttatgctgttatatgttttaattgtgacgtgctgaagggactgcagatgaaagtctggtgcagtacatcaaatgctgacatttatgtttaacactgtacatggtcccaataaatacatacatacataaattaCTCAGCACATAACAGAGCACCGACCTTGAATATTCCAGCATTACTGGACATGTAGTCGAACATAAAAGCCCTACAGTGTATGCCTTGTTCCACTCACTGGTACAGTAAGCGCAGTGTGCTGAATCTCAGTCAGTTGCAGTCAGTGCTCAAGAATCCTGTTTGCTGATTGTTGATGTGCACTCTGgctttttttggtttgtttgtttccgTCCCCCAGGCATGTATCCAATGGACCAGTCAGAATACCCAGGCCTTCGCAGCGCCATTGAGAGGCTGACCCTGAATGACTCAAgtgtcacagtgcagagagacagcagtCTGGCCCTGGGAGCAGGCTGGAGGTCAGGAAACTGCtttaaattagaataaaaaaactGGCTTTACAATCCCCAACAGAGGAGGGCGTCATTGCAAACACTGTAGCAACGAATAAAAACTAAAGATTTTAAAGATACTGAGCAGTGCAACCTCAAAACTTAGACCCCCTTCAggagtttaaaatgtttggacatttttcaacTAATTTTCTGTTGTTGATCGGTTACCCTCTTTTTCCAAGGTGCATGTTCTCTCGTTCGacatcatattttatgattGATAGGTGAATAAACAACTCTCTTGACAATAATGTATGGCGCCAAAATCGGGAGCCAAGTAAGAGTTGCAGGTCATATTATGAGTCCAGCGGatgtaaattttattttattagtggCAGTTACTCATATCAAATGGATGTATGAGATGACACTGGAATATAAATGAGTTTCACTCACTGTTGAACTCTTTCCAAACAGGCTCTTTGTAATTAGAAGCTTGAGTAGCAATTGTGAGACTTAAGTGAACCTtcttgaccccccccccccccccccccccccctctgcaGACTTGGCTTCCTGGGACTTCTTCATATGGAGGTGTTCAATCAGAGGCTGGAGCAGGAGTATAATGCCTCTGTTATTGTAACAGCGCCCACCGTGCCCTACAAGGCTGTTCTGTCTTCAGCCAAACTCATCAAAGTAAGAGCCATTTTTCTGCTCATATATTGTCCTGTTCTTACAGTAGAGCCGTGCTCACACTGtaatttcagcaaaaaaaaaagcaaatttctGACTCTGAAATTGAAGATAAATGGAGGCTCTCTGGTATCGCTGGCGTGCTTCCCTGTGAAATGACAATCAGAATGTTCTGTTGCAAAGGCAAAATCACAGCCAATTTGAGTGCATGATGGACGTAAGTTGAGTTTCTCTTGGAAACAACACTTTCTCATCCCAACTCCTGGCAGCGACTATCTGTACGTGAAGATTTTAggtgatttattttatgatggATCATTAAGATGTACATTATTTCTCAGTTAAGACTAGAACTGAGAATCCCTTTAAATTCATAAAAGTCTTAACTTTTCATGTGCAGATTGAAATCTCACCGGTTCTTCTTACAGGCGCACGGCAGTGAAGAGATAACCATCGTGAACCCGGCTCAGTTCCCTGACAGATCAGTTGTGTCAGAGTATTTGGAGCCTATGGTGCTGGGGACCATTCTTGCCCCAGACACTTACATTGGCAAGATTATGAGTCTCTGCTTGGTAAGACTGTCTCTTATATCACAAGATTGATTGATTCGTTTCAGCAACGTTTTTGACAGCTGAGGAAAATGGAAACGAAGGGACAGAATTTCTTGGTATATCTTGTCTATATTGCATTTGTACTTTCTGCACCATatgcactttattttcatttgcttGTATACATTTGACGTGTATATCTGGCTTTGAAACATTgtgtttaaaaagtttttttgtaCGTCGGAGAGGGACGCTGTCTCTGAATACTTGAGTTGGCCTTATTCTCAAGCCTATCAGCAAATGGAGTTTGACAGGAGATACTAGagtgcatccatccatccttttcTAAACTGGTCTGGAgccaaaacatttaaaaaaaaacttggaaaattatcttttttgtttggtaaatgtctttatttttctaaagcTACTTTACATGTTCAGGCTTTTTTCACACAACAGAAGTGTGCCTTGGCATCCAAATGTTTCTCAAGATCTCCAAGAAGTCCCCCTCAGTTTCAATTCATTGATTAACTGAAGCTAACCAAAGGAGCCCTTCTTCAATAGTTAGTATAGTTAATACATGCAAAACTGGTGGAAGCAGAAATAATATCATGCTGTTTGTGTTCTTAAAGAATCGCAGAGCCATCCAGAAGAACATGGTGTACATAGATGACCAGCGAGTCATGATGAAGTATCTCTTCCCTCTAAATGAAATTGTTGTGGATTTCTACGACCTCCTCAAATCGCTGTCTTCTGGATACGCCAGGTAAAATTAAGCAGGTACCATGTGAGATCATAGTCCACTGTCAGTCATAAATACTTAATTACTTTGGTGGAAATGATCTCCTTGCAGCTTTATATGCAGcatattaaaataaagttacatGAACTACATTGAAAATGCCAAAAGGGGAATTCTCACAGCTTTAAAGTAGATTTGAAACTACTGACTTTCGTTGTTAGATGTATTTGTTTACTCCGTCAATGGATGAAAGACATTCttaggaaaaaaatgtcaatgaatCTAGTAAATGAAAACATCCACCTTCTCTTACATTTAACAGTATTGGAGAAATGTCTTAAATGAAACACTCTGTCACTTTTCACTGCTTCACTTCCATAGTTTTGATTATGAGAATGCGGGCTACCAGGCTGCTGATTTGATAAAGATGGACATTCTCCTGAATGGACGCCCTGTGGAAGAACTCACCACAATTGTGCACAGGTATGT comes from Thunnus maccoyii chromosome 8, fThuMac1.1, whole genome shotgun sequence and encodes:
- the guf1 gene encoding translation factor Guf1, mitochondrial produces the protein MWFSLVRRCCETPWLRHVLQFKMHRRKIQNYNMTYSMLRHHWMKRLPALSCSVNMMSTQTDKDAIDLAKFPVDRIRNFCIIAHIDHGKSTLADRLLEMTGAIAKTEKNKQVLDKLQVERERGITVKAQTASLFYNHQGQQYLLNLIDTPGHVDFSYEVSRSISACQGVLLIVDANQGVQAQTVANFYLAFEAQLTIIPVINKIDLKNADPERVELQIEKVFDIPREECIKISAKLGTNVESVLQAVVNRIPSPAASVDDPFKALVFDSNFDHYRGVVANIAVFGGQVKKGDKIVSAHLGKTYEVNELGLLRPDEHPTQKLFAGQVGYVIAGMKDVKEAQIGDTLHLLEQPVEALPGFKPAKAMVFAGMYPMDQSEYPGLRSAIERLTLNDSSVTVQRDSSLALGAGWRLGFLGLLHMEVFNQRLEQEYNASVIVTAPTVPYKAVLSSAKLIKAHGSEEITIVNPAQFPDRSVVSEYLEPMVLGTILAPDTYIGKIMSLCLNRRAIQKNMVYIDDQRVMMKYLFPLNEIVVDFYDLLKSLSSGYASFDYENAGYQAADLIKMDILLNGRPVEELTTIVHRDRAYSSGKAMCERLKDSIPRQMFEIAVQAAIGSKVIARETIKAYRKNVLAKCYGGDITRKMKLLKKQAEGKKKMRRIGNVDVPKDAFINVLKRKDK